The Manihot esculenta cultivar AM560-2 chromosome 1, M.esculenta_v8, whole genome shotgun sequence genome has a window encoding:
- the LOC122723380 gene encoding uncharacterized mitochondrial protein AtMg00810-like, giving the protein MCSPLGVIRLTIGLEPGEIRLVIDSEPLSDPTSFRGIVGSLQYLTLTRPDLSFSVNFVSQFMHSPTHAHLKYVRRILRYLKGTIHYGLNLRSDTTLALSAFSDADWAGCPTTRRSTTGYCTFLGSNIISWCAKKQSTVAWFSTEAEYRAMAHTAAELTWLGYILSDLRIFPPHPPKLFADNVSALFLTVNPVFHARSKHIALDYHYVRERVAQGALITQHIPSTCQLADVFTKSVPKARLAFFRHKLCLQPRHSLRGDIDQGSDKDVFTPWSNKADYRT; this is encoded by the exons ATGTGTTCACCCCTTGGAGTAATAAGGCTGACTATAGGACTTGAGCCTGGAGAGATAAGGTTGGTAATTGATTCTGAACCACTTTCCGATCCAACATCTTTTCGGGGCATTGTCGGGTCCTTGCAATACCTCACTTTAACCAGACCTGACTTGTCTTTTAGTGTAAATTTTGTGTCCCAATTCATGCATTCACCTACTCATGCTCATCTGAAATATGTTCGTCGCATCTTGCGTTATTTAAAGGGCACGATACATTATGGTCTCAATCTTCGTTCCGATACTACACTTGCTCTTTCTGCCTTttctgatgcagattgggcaggctGTCCGACGACGCGACGATCAACTACAGGCTATTGCACGTTCCTAGGCTCGAATATCATTTCCTGGTGTGCGAAGAAGCAGTCCACAGTTGCTTGGTTCAGTACAGAGGCTGAGTACCGTGCCATGGCTCATACAGCAGCTGAGCTTACATGGCTTGGATATATTCTATCTGATCTTCGGATTTTTCCTCCACACCCACCGAAACTTTTTGCAGACAATGTCAGTGCTCTATTCCTCACAgtcaatccagtatttcacgctCGAAGTAAACATATTGCGTTGGATTACCACTATGTAAGAGAGCGGGTAGCTCAAGGGGCTCTTATTACTCAACATATTCCTTCCACTTGTCAGCTAGCTGATGTATTCACTAAATCAGTTCCTAAGGCTCGTCTTGCGTTCTTTCGACACAAACTATGTCTCCAACCTCGGCATAGTTTGAGGGGGGATATTGACCAAGGGAGTGATAAG GATGTGTTCACCCCTTGGAGTAATAAGGCTGACTACAGGACTTGA